From one Streptomyces sp. R41 genomic stretch:
- a CDS encoding phosphotransferase family protein gives MDTWERARWVLDTAGLSSDGLVDCRTLSGGTYNTVEELRLADGTRYVLKIPPAATVPGLSHERELLRSEAEFYQEAATVGVPAPEVVTAGERHLLMTHCPGTPWGDLDPGEQAVLRRELGHLVARLHHVTGPGFGYPSGALGPLTPDWRTAFTTMYDAVLDDARRYDAWLPRPVDEVARTAKPAYDALDEVTVPRLVHFDLWQGNILVERSDSTAPRIGGLIDGERMFWGDPLADFVSLALLGDIKQDEDLLTGYQEAGGRAEFDFSARQRLALYRSYLYLIMLVETVPRAPGAERVAWVREAVAPELLAALDELR, from the coding sequence GTGGACACATGGGAGCGGGCTCGGTGGGTTCTCGACACGGCGGGACTGTCGTCCGACGGTCTCGTCGACTGCCGGACCCTGTCGGGCGGGACGTACAACACGGTCGAGGAGCTACGGCTCGCCGACGGCACCCGGTACGTACTGAAAATCCCTCCTGCGGCCACCGTCCCCGGCCTCAGCCACGAGCGAGAACTCCTCCGGTCGGAGGCGGAGTTCTACCAGGAGGCCGCGACGGTCGGTGTACCCGCGCCCGAAGTGGTCACGGCCGGGGAGCGCCACCTCCTGATGACTCACTGCCCTGGCACACCGTGGGGTGACCTGGACCCCGGTGAACAGGCGGTCCTGCGCAGGGAGTTGGGTCACCTGGTGGCCCGCCTCCACCACGTGACCGGCCCGGGCTTCGGTTACCCCTCCGGCGCCCTCGGCCCCCTCACCCCCGACTGGCGGACCGCCTTCACCACCATGTACGACGCCGTCCTGGACGACGCACGCCGCTACGACGCCTGGCTGCCCCGCCCCGTGGACGAGGTGGCCCGCACGGCGAAGCCCGCGTACGACGCCCTGGACGAGGTCACCGTCCCCCGCCTCGTCCACTTCGACCTGTGGCAGGGCAACATCCTGGTGGAGCGCTCGGACAGCACGGCACCCCGGATCGGCGGTCTGATCGACGGCGAACGCATGTTCTGGGGCGACCCTCTGGCCGACTTCGTCTCGCTGGCCCTGCTCGGCGACATCAAGCAGGACGAGGACCTCCTGACCGGATATCAAGAGGCGGGCGGTCGAGCGGAGTTCGACTTCTCGGCCCGACAGCGCCTCGCCCTCTACCGCAGCTACCTCTACCTGATCATGCTCGTCGAAACCGTGCCCCGCGCACCCGGCGCCGAACGCGTCGCCTGGGTGCGCGAGGCAGTGGCCCCGGAGCTGCTCGCCGCCCTCGACGAACTCCGCTAG